CAATAGCGGACTCCtcctgttttattttctttgcatCCAGTTTCTCTTCTTCGATTGATTTCTTCTccaaaacttttgctttcttAGACTTGGCTTCAGAGTCCTTGACCTCCTTCTTTTGGCTTTCTTCTGCCTTCTCTTCAGTAATCTTTTCGGAAACAATTTCGGACACCTGAGCCTTTTGGGATTGTTTATCAATAGCAGACTCCtcctgtttttctttcttttcatcCAGTTTCTCTTCTTCGATTGATTTTTTCTCCAAAACCTTTGTTTTCTTAGGCTTGGCTTCAGAGTCCTTGACCTCCTTCTTTTGGCATTCTTCTGCCTTCTCTTCCGTAATCTTTTCGGAAACAATTTGGGACACCTGAACCTTTTGGGATTGTTTATCAATAGCAGACTCCGTTtgtgtttctttcttttcatcCAGTTTCCCATCTTCGATTGATTTCTTCTCCAAAACCTTTGCTTTCTTAGGTTTGGCTTCAGAGTCATTGACCTGCTCCTtttcgctttcttctgccttcTCTTCAGTAATCTTTTCGGAAACAATTTCGGACACCTGAGCCTTTTGGGATTGTTTATCAATAGCAGACTCCGTTtgtgtttctttcttttcatcCAGTTTCTCTTCTTCGATTGATTTCTTCTCCAAAACCTTTGATTTCTTAGGTTTGGCTTCAGAGTCCTTGACCTCCTCCTTTTGGCTTTCTTCTGACTTCTCTTCAGTAATCTTTTCGGAAACAATTTCGGACCCCTGAGCCTTTTGGGAATTGTCTGCCTCTGCGTCTAACTCGCCTTGCAACTTTTGATCATGTTTTTCAGTCAATTGTTTAAGTTCTTCAATAatagttaaaatattttgcgaAACAACTTTAATCTTTCCACTTATTACAGCCGTTAATAGTGGTTCCTCTTTTTTCTCAATATAGTCATAGTCGCTGAGCAAGATTGTTTTAATGTTCtcaatttttggttttaaaatttCCGTCTGCTCATCTAAGAAGTCATCAAGAATTACGAAAATATCCATTAAACTCTGTTGCAAACTAATCATTTTTTCCGATGACTTATCAACATGTGTTTCTGATTGAATTTTTAAGGCAACTCTCtccaaatttaaaagtttgggGATTAATAAGGACGGTTTGGTAAACATATTACAGTCGTCAATTAGTTTAATAGTTGCTTTTGTTAAAATCACATTGGTTTTAATTTCCTTAAGGTAATTGTGTTTTACTTTCTCGGCTGCTTCAACGGAGGCTTCGCACAGCGATTCAATAAATGATTCGAAGAGCTCTTTATCTGTTAtatctttttctgtttttccgtAGTAGGTGTGAACTATATGGTCccttaattttaataaaagttttGCCACCCCTACAGTATCTTCAAGGCAATTGACAATTTCATAACTTTCTGTCAAGATGTCATCGCAACTAGAGCCTACGGCTTGGGATAATGCTGTGAGCCTTTCGTTCAATGTCTTTATAATATCTTCTCTAGATTTTCCCCCGTGATCAAGTTGCTTTTGTGCACAAGCCTTCAGTTCTTTTTCTTCCAAGGTAAGCTTATCCAAGGCTTCGGCTGTCTTTGATTTAACTTCAGTGTCCTTTACTTCAGGTTTCTTGGGTTCCTCAATCTTTTCTTCACGTATCTTTTCAGCCACGACCTCAGATACTTCTGGTTTCTGGGACTTCTGTTCGACAGCCTGATCAGCTTGCTTTTGTGCACTAGTCTCTAGTTGCTTTTCTTCCAGGGCTTGTTTATCCAAGGCTTCTGCTTTCTCTGATTTAACTTCAGTGTCCTTTACTTCAGGTTTCTTGGGTTCCTCAATCTTTTCTTCAGATATCTTCTCAGCTACGACCTCAGATACTTCTGGTTTCTGGGACTTCTGTTCGACAGCCTGATCAGCTTGCTTTTGTGCACTACTCTCAAGTTGCTTTTCTTCCAGGGCTTGTTTATCCAAGACTTCGGCTTTTTCTGATTTAACTTCAGTGTCCTTTACTTCAGGTTTCTTGGGTTCCTCAATCTTTTCTTCAGATATCTTCTCAGCTACGACCTCAGATACTTCTGGTTTCTGGGACTTCTGTTCGACAGCCTGATCAGCTTGCTTTTGTGCACTACTCTCAAGTTGCTTTTCTTCCAGGGCTTGTTTATCCAAGACTCCGGCTTTTTCTGATTTAACTTCAGTGTCCTTTACTTCAGGTTTCTTGGGCTCCTCAATCTTTTCTTCAGATATCTTCTCAGCTACGACCTCAGATACTTCTGGTTTCTGGGACTTCTGTTCGACAGCCTGATCAGCTTGCTTTTGTGCACTACTCTCAAGTTGCTTTTCTTCCAGGGCTTGTTTATCCAAGGCTTCGGCTTTTTCTGATTTAACTTCAGTGTCCTTTACTTCAGGTTTCTTGGGTTCCTCAATCTTTTCTTCAGATATCTTCTCAGCTACGACCTCAGATACTTCTGGTTTCTGGGACTTCTGTTCGACAGCCTGATCAGCTTGCTTTTGTGCACTACTCTCAAGTTGCTTTTCTTCCAGGGCTTGTTTATCCAGGCTCTGCTTTTCTGATTTAACTTCAGTGTCCTTTACTTCAGGTTTCTTGGGTTCCTCAATCTTTTCTTCAGATATCTTCTCAGCTACGACCTCAGATACTTCTGGTTTCTGGGACTTCTGTTCGACAGCCTGATCAGCTTGCTTTTGAGCACTACTCTCTAGTTGCTTTTCTTCCAGGGCTTGTTTATCCAAGGCTTCTGCTTTCTCTGATTTAACTTCAGTGTCCTTTACTTCAGGTTTCTTGGGTTCCTCAATCTTTTCTTCAGATATCTTCTCAGCTACGACCTCAGATACTTCTGGTTTCTGCAGCTCCTGTTCGACATCCTGATCAGCTTGCTTTTGTGCACTACTCTCAAGTTGCTTTTCTTCCAGGGCTTGTTTATCCAAGGCTTCGGCTTTTTCTGATTTAACTTCAGTGTCCTTTACTTCAGGTTTCTTGGGTTCCTCAATCTTTTCTTCAGATATCTTCTCAGCTACGAGCTCAGATACTTCTGGTTTCTGGGACTTCTGTTCGACAGCCTGATCAGCTTGCTTTTGTGCACTACTCTCAAGTTGCTTTTCTTCCAGGGCTTGTTTATCCAAGGCTTCGGCTTTCTCTGATTTAACTTCAGTGTCCTTTACTTCAGGTTTCTTGGGTTCCTCAATCTTTTCTTCAGATATCTTCTCAGCTACGACCTCAGATACTTCTGGTTTCTGGGACTTCAGTTCGACAGCCTGACCAGCTTGCTTTTGTGCACTACTCTCAAGTTGCTTTTCTTCCAGGACTTGTTTATCCAAGACTCCGGCTTTTTCTAATTTAACTTCAGTGTCCTTTACTTCAGGTTTCTTGGGTTCCTCAATCTTTTCTTCAGATATCTTCTCAGCTACGACCTCAGATACTTCTGGTTTCTGGGACTTCTGTTCGACAGCCTGATCAGCTTGCTTTTGTGCACTACTCTCAAGTTGCTTTTCTTCCAGGGCTTGTTTATCCAAGGCTTCGGCTTTCTCTGATTTAACTTCAGTGTCCTTTACTTCAGGTTTCTTGGGTTCCTCAATCTTTTCTTCAGATATCTTCTCAGCTACGACCTCAGATACTTCTGGTTTCTGGGACTTCTGTTCGACATCCTGATCAGCCTGCTTTTGTATACTTTTCTCTAGTTGCTTTTCTCCAGGGCTTGTTTATCCAAGGCTTCTGCTTTCTCTGATTTAACTTCAGTGTCCTTTACTTCTGGTTTCTTTGGTTCCTCAATCTTTTCTTCAGATATCTTCTTAGCTACGACCTCAGATACTTCTGGTTTCTGGACTTCTGTTCGACAGCCTGATCAGCTTGCTTTTGTGCACTACTCTCAAGTTGCTTTTCTTCCAGGGCTTGTTTATCCAAGGCTTCTGCTTTCTCTGATTTAACTTCAGTGTCCTTTACTTCAGGTTTCTTGGGTTCCTCAATCTTTTCTTCAGATATCTTCTCAGCTACGACCTCAAATACTTCTGGTTTCTGCAGCTTTTGTTCGACAACCTGATCAGCTTGCTTTTGAGCACTACTCTCTAGTTGCTTTTCTTCCAGGGCTTGTTTATCCAAGGCTTCGGCTTTCTCTGATTCAACTTCAGTGTCCTTTACTTCAGGTTTCTTGGGTTCCTCAATCTTTTCTTCAGATATCTTCTCAGCTACGACCTCAGATACTTCTGGTTTCTGGGACTTCTGTTCGACAGCCTGATCAGCCTGCTTTTGTGTACTTTTCTCTAGTTGCTTTTCCTCCAGGGCTTGTTTATTCAAGGCTTCTGCTTTCTCTGATTTAACGTCAGTGTCCTTTACTTCTGGTTTCTTTGGTTcctcaatatttttttcagaTATCTTCTCAGCTACGACCTCAGATACTTCTGGTTTCTGCAGCTTCTGCTCGGCAGCCTGATCAGCCTGCTTTTGTGCACTTTTCTCTAGTTGCTTTTCTTCCAGGGCGTGTTTATCCAAGGCTTCTGTTTTCTCTGATTTAACTTCAGTGTCCTTTACTTCAGGTTTCTTGGGTTCCTCAATCTTTTCTTCAGATATTTTCTCAGCTACGACCTCAGATACTTCTGGTTTCTGGGACTTCTGTTCGACATCCTGATCTGCTTGCTTTTGTGCACTAGTCTCTAGTTGCTTTTCTTCCAGGGCTTGTTTATCCAAGGCTTCTGCTTTCTCTGATTTAACTTCAGTGTCCTTTACTTCAGGTTTCTTGGGTTCCTCAATCTTTTCTTCAGATATCTTCTCAGCTACGACCTCAGATACTTCTGGTTTCTGGGACTTCTGTTCGACATCCTGATCAGCCTGCTTTTGTGCACTTTTCTCTAGTTGCTTTTCTTCCAGGGCTTGTTTATCCAAGGCTTCTGCTTTCTCTGATTTAACTTCAGTGTCCTTTACTTCAGGTTTCTTGGGTTCCTCAATCTTTTCTTCAGATATCTTCTCAGCTACGACCTCAGATACTTCTGGTTTCTGGGACTTCTGTTCGACATCCTGatctgtttgcttttgtgcaCTAGTCTCTAGTTGCTTTTCTTCCAGGGCTTGTTTATCCAAGGCTTCTGCTTTCTCTGATTCAACTTCAGTGTCCGTTACTTCGATTGAATGGTCAACAACATCTTCAGTTTCTGATTTTTTGATATCTCCTGCTGCATCCTTATTTTTGTGTTGACTTTCAATAATTTGCTTGAAATCTTCACAAATACTAAGAATCTTTTCAGtaatgaattgaatttttccaTTAACCACAGCAGAGTGAAGTTGCCCATCTTTTTTCTCAATGTAATCATATTCACTCAGcagtatttttttaatttcttctaTTTTCGGATTTATTTTTTCCGTTCTTTCATCTAGAAGGTCATCAAATATGATGAATATGTCCATTAAATTCTGTTGCAAGCTAATCATTTCTTTCGATGACTTATCAATATGTTTGATCGACTGAGTTTTTTCTGAAAGTTTTTCAAGATTTACCAGTTTAGGAACTAGCAGAGACGGCTTTGTGAACATGTTGCTATCGTCAATAAGTTGAATTGCCGCTTTTGACAAAATAATGttggttttaatttctttaatgtAGGTTTGAATTACGTGCTCAGTGGCTTCTGGACAGGCTTCGAAGAGGGATTCAATAAGTTCTTCAACAAGTTCCTTCTCGGTCTGCTCCTCTGTTGGCTTGCCATCATAGGTGTGAACAATGTGCTCTCTTAACTTGAATATTGACTTTGAAACTTTTTCGATATTATCAATATTATCAAGAATATCCTGGCATTCTGTCATGATTGTTTTAACTGCTTCATTTTGCACAGCATTGTTAGAAGATTGCGATAATTTTTCGGTTAGGGCTTTCAAAATAGTTTCAGATGATGCCTTTTGAGGCACAACTTTAGTTGGTTCTACCTCGGCATCACCCTCTTTTTCCAATTTCTGTTTACtctcttgttgtttttcttgttcaGATATTATATCTGCTTTCTGATCGTCTTTCTGAGTAGCGAACTCATTTTGTTGCTTTGATTCTGCTTCAATCTCCTTCTTGGTTTCATCAACAGTTTTCTGAGGTACTTCTGGTTGAGTGTCGGGTTGTTTGTAAGAACCCAGTTGTTGATCGGATTCCAAAATTTTGGGTCTTTTAGCCTCGGGTTCAACGTCTTCCTGGCTTCCTGATCCCTCTTTAATATCTATGTCAGTTTCCAAGGCTGATTCAGGTGAGGAGACATCCGATTGACTTTGAAGTTCGGCATGAGACACGTTCAGTTTGTTAAGTTTTTCCTGAAGATTACtgatctgcagctgcagtgcaTCTATGAGGGCAAACTGCTTGGTGGTTATCTGAGTGAGTTGGGGTTGAGAAAGGATTTCATTCTCGATTTGCGCAAGAGTTTCCTCTAGTTCAGCGATTTCATCCGTATATTTATCTATCAAAAGATTATATATCGGGCTATGGGATCGAAGTCCTTTCAAGATTTCGGCAAGGAACGCTTTTCCGGacgaaacattttcaattattatgCCTATATCGATTGGCACTGTGGGCTCAACATGAATTTCAGACAATGCCTTCAATTCCGCAGTAATAGAATCCATTTCCTGCAACAGTTCTATGACACGAATTGTATTGTCATTGCCCTCAATAAAATCAAAGACAGCCACTAAGCTGCTTTGGGTCTTCAAAAGGCCACCTAAGACTTCGTTACTAATCTGCTCGCTGACATCGTTGATACCTCGAAAAGCAGCCATTAGACTAGTCTGCAGCTGAACAACAACCGAAGATGATTTGTCGACATCTACGGTGGGCTGAGCGGCCACAGCTCCAATGGAACTTACTAGACTTTCAATAGGTTGCTTTagagtttttaatttttgataatCCACAGCTTCTGGGCGCTCACAGTAGGCAACAAAGTTTGCGAATGCCTTTTCGATTTTGGCGAACATTTCCTCGGCCAACTGAGTTTCTAGAATTGGTAACGAGAGCAGTATGTCTTCAAAGGCACTCTCTACGTTCTCCAAGGAGTCCACCAACCCAGACTCATAGGTGTGCACCAAGCACTCCTTCAATCTGAACATGGTGCGTGCTATTTCCGCTTGGGCCAAAACGGTTTCCTGTTGAACGGTATCAGTGACAAGGGCAATCTGTATGTTCTCCAGATCTGACTTCAGTTGCTCCATTATTTTGCCAACTTGCTGAAGCTCTTTATTGGCATCCGTCTGGGTGACTTCCAGACAGGCTTCTAGTTGCTTGATGCCGCTGGCAACACCTTGTTGTATATCGAATACATCCACTTGTGGCTCTTCCTCCACGACGGCTACTTCCTGGATGTGATCTGATACTGTTTGCTGATGGCCACAGCTCTTAAGTTCAGAGATATCTCCCTGCGTTGAAATATCAGTGACATTTTCCAGGAGTTGCACATCAATCTGCTCGCAGTACTGCCTCACGTCGTGTAATGGAGTGGCCAAGGTCTTGAGCTTGGACAGTTCCAGATCAGTAAAACTCTCGACGCCACTGTGGGCCATGCACTCCTCCACCTGAAGAACACAGCGCTCCAAGCTGCAGAGCGCCTCGGCGAATGTTCCCTGTTGACTGGCCTCTGACATGGAATGAGCCGCTTCCACCAGGTGGGTTTCCTGAACCACTGCCAAGCTACTTTGCAGCTCTTGCATCTTAACGAGGGCTGCCTGTACCTGCTGAGCAGCTGGTCCCGATAGCGAAACCACGTCAGGATCTTCAGAATGCGAGAGAACCGATGTGATTCCCTGGTTCAAGTCCGACAGTAAAACATCAACAGTCGATGGTTTCTCTGGACTTGCGGGCACACCCGCATCCGGATCAGTGGGCAAAGACTCTGCGGCTGACTTAAGCACTGACACATCATCCAAGGTGGATAAGTCCTCCATTGAAGCTCTCGGGGGCTTCAAGTTTTGGAGCACATGAATCAGACTGGAGAGCGGACTGGCAATGGAAAGTTTCTCATCCattgtttccttttgttggccaacaatGTCGCCAAACTGATTCAGTGCATTAATGAATTCACTCTCAGTCAAGGATTCGGGAGTGTGTAGGGCTTTAGCCAAGTcagcaaaacttttgccacacTCGAAAAGAATTCTAGTTGTGTTGGCCTCGTTGACGTCGAGTGTTGTCTCTGCCTCGCTGAATGTCGCCAGTCCTTTAGCAATTTGCAGGATGCGCAGAAGGTACACTTGGGCTTCGTTTGAGGAGGTCTTCACTCGCTCGGAAGCCTTGGGGCTTTCGCTTATTTTGTTCAACGCTTCCTGCAGGGTTTCTATGTTGGCAACTGCTTCCTCCAAGGACACCTTAGTCTCCAGCACTTTGCGCAGGGCACTAAAGGATTtgtcctgctgctgcgacgCTTGCTCCTCATCCTGTTGAATCTCTTGCTGCAGAATCTTAAACTCGTGCTCTTCTATATCGATGACCACGTTGCGGATGAGGCTGCGTATATTGTCCAGCGTCTGGAGAGCCTGCTGGTCGGGTTCCCGAGCGACCAGCAAACGTTGGTGACCCTTTTGGGTGTTCTCCTGCAACATACTCAGTGGTTCAATCAGGTCGGCTAAGGAACCGGTCATATTCTTGACCTCTGTCTGACGGATGCAGTAGTTTAGCTCGTCGACGGGTCGCTTTAGTCTGTCCAGCAATTCTACATGATGTCCGGTAATTTCCCTTTCCAAAATCGAGCCTATTAAAGCTGACAGTTCATCCTTTAGGTTCAGCAAGCGAATCTTAACGTTAGGGGAGAGTCGGGCAGAGATCCTCTCGATGTTGGTCTCAAAATGTAAGACAGCCTGGGCAAATGATTGTAATAGTTTCTGGGTATCAGCCACACCCAAAACTGGATCCGATCGCAGTTCCTCCTGAGGCACATGATCCTGACCACCTTCCAGTTCTTGTCCCAGCTGCGCGAGGCCGTTTTGAATCTCCTGCAAGGGGGGCACCATCGATTCCACAGTGCTAACTGTCAGCATTCCACCCTCCACACTGCCTGATTTTTCGCTAAGGATTACTTCTAGGCCCTTTTTGAGCTCGAAAAGAGGTGGCGTAACAATATCCAGAATGGccatgtttattttctgctCAATTGACTCGGATCCCGCGAGGGACTCCGTCTTATCTTCAATGGACTGCAGTGTGCTTTGTAGCTGCTTAATCGGCTCCACAATGCTCTCGAGCACCTTCTGGTGCACCTTCTTGTAGATCTGCTCCTCGGACTGCTCCAGCGATAGTTCCATTTCGACGCGCTCCAGAGCTTCCTGGATCTTTGCCACCGGTTGGCAAATCTCCTTCAGAGCGCTTGCTTCGCTGGGCAGGTTGGCCTCCGAAATGGTGGCAAAGGACACGGAATCGGGTACTTCTTGCATTTTTTCAACCGTTTCCGAGAAATGCTTTGCTGCCTCCAGTTCTTGAGCCTCCTGCAGAAGAGCCTGCGACTTAATCGTGCCCTGCGTGATCTCTAATCCCTGTTGGATGTCATCGGCAGTCAGTTCGATTTGGGCCCTTAGACACTCCGATTCAAACTTCCTGCTAACGATTTTCAGCTCCTCCAGTGCTCTCTTCATCTGCTCGGCCACGCTGTCAATGATGCAGACACTGGTGCGTTGGATGAGCGTGGCTCCAGTCTCGTCGATCTCCACGCACTTTTCAATCACCTGGAGGCCCAAGTGCAATCGACGGATGTCCTCATCCATCGATTGAATGAGGGCGTCGATTTGAGTCTCACCAGAGTACACCCTtaatttcgattcgatttgctTGATGGGATCGATTATATTGCGGATGATGGCTATGCTCTGATCCGCTGCCGACGGGGTCATCATCATGGTGGACTGTTCCATCACCTCATTCTCGACGGCACTCAAATGATTGTCAATAACCTTCAGCAACTTTGCGAGCGGAACGAGGGCAATCAGATTTTTATTAATCTCATTCTCATCGGTAACAGCCTTTGCATGGGAGGATGGAGTTACCATCAATCCGTCGCCCACTGCACCCGAAATATCCTGCAGGCGAGCATCATCCTCAGTGGTCTTGGAGGAATCGGTGTCTGTGGGTTTTTTCGACTTCTTACGCTTTGGCGGTGCCACGGAATCTTTGTCCTTCTCCGGACTACTTTGTGCACCAGAGGCGGCCTTTGTTGATGCGGACATCTGGGCGCTGGCAAAGGTTTGC
This sequence is a window from Drosophila teissieri strain GT53w chromosome 2R, Prin_Dtei_1.1, whole genome shotgun sequence. Protein-coding genes within it:
- the LOC122614465 gene encoding triadin-like, with amino-acid sequence QLEKSIQKQADQDVEQKSQKPEVSEVVAEKISEEKIEEPKKPEVKDTEVKSEKAEALDKQALEEKQLESSAQKQADQAVEQKSQKPEVSEVVAEKISEEKIEEPKKPEVKDTEVKLEKAGVLDKQVLEEKQLESSAQKQAGQAVELKSQKPEVSEVVAEKISEEKIEEPKKPEVKDTEVKSEKAEALDKQALEEKQLESSAQKQADQAVEQKSQKPEVSELVAEKISEEKIEEPKKPEVKDTEVKSEKAEALDKQALEEKQLESSAQKQADQDVEQELQKPEVSEVVAEKISEEKIEEPKKPEVKDTEVKSEKAEALDKQALEEKQLESSAQKQADQAVEQKSQKPEVSEVVAEKISEEKIEEPKKPEVKDTEVKSEKQSLDKQALEEKQLESSAQKQADQAVEQKSQKPEVSEVVAEKISEEKIEEPKKPEVKDTEVKSEKAEALDKQALEEKQLESSAQKQADQAVEQKSQKPEVSEVVAEKISEEKIEEPKKPEVKDTEVKSEKAGVLDKQALEEKQLESSAQKQADQAVEQKSQKPEVSEVVAEKISEEKIEEPKKPEVKDTEVKSEKAEVLDKQALEEKQLESSAQKQADQAVEQKSQKPEVSEVVAEKISEEKIEEPKKPEVKDTEVKSEKAEALDKQALEEKQLETSAQKQADQAVEQKSQKPEVSEVVAEKIREEKIEEPKKPEVKDTEVKSKTAEALDKLTLEEKELKACSQHYPKP